The genomic stretch actgaaacttccaccatggatcatggctttagttagcggcccaatgttcttctctcacaatatgcatgctcaaaccattcaactcagtgtagatcgcccttacttcgtacaagacgaacatgcatagcaactcacatgaaattcaacaacgagttgatggcgttccccaagtaaacatggttatcgcacaacaagcaacttaataagagataaagtgcataattacatattcaataccacaatagtttttaagctatctgtcccatgagctatatattgcaaaggtgaatgatggaattttaaaggtagcactcaagcaatttactttggaatggcggaaaaataccatgtagtataggtaggtatggtggacacaaatggcatagtggttggctcaagtattttggatgcatgagaagtattccctctcgatacaaggtttaggctagcaaggcttattagaaacaaacacaaggatgaaccggtgcagcagaaactcacataaaagacatattgaaaacattataagactctacaccgtcttccttgttgttcaaactcaatactagaaattatctagaccttagagaaaccaaatatgcaaaccaaattttagcatgctctatgtatttcttcattaatgggtgcaaagcatatgatgcaagagcttaaacatgagcacaacaattgccaagtatcacattacccaagacatttttagcaattactacatgtatcattttccaattccaaccatataacaatttaacgaagaagaaacttcgccatgaatactatgagtagaaaccaaggacatatttgtccatatgctacagcggagcgtgtatctctcccataaagtgaatgctaggatccattttattcaaacaaaacaaaaacaaaaacaaaccgacgctccaagaaaaagcacataagatgtggccgaataaaaatgtagtttcaggggaggaacccgataatttgttgatgaagaaggggatgccttgggcatccccaagcttagacgcttgagtcttcttgatatatgcaggggtgaaccaccgggtgcatccccaagcttagagctttcactctccttaatcatgttgcatcatactcctctcttgacccttgaaaacttcctccacaccaaactcgaaacaactcattagagggttagtgcacaatataaattgacatattcagaggtgacacaatcattcttaacacttctggacattgcataatgctactggacattagtggatcaaagaaattcatccaacatagcgaaagaggcaatgcgaaataaaaggcagaatctgtcaaaacagaacagttcgtattgacgaattttaaaatggcaccagacttgctcaaacgaaaatgctcaaatttaatgaaagttgtgtacatatctgaggatcatgctcgtaaattggcgtaattttctgagctacctacagggagatagacccagattcgtgacagcaaagaaatctggaactcgcgcaagaatccaaatctagtacttacttttctatcaacggcttaacttggcacaacaaaactcaaaactaagataaggagaggttgctacagtagtaaacaacttccaagacacaaaataaaaacaaagtactgtaggtaaaaacatgggttgtctcccataagcgcttttctttaacgcctttcgcctaggcgcgtaaagtgtgtatcaagtaacatcaagagatgaagcatcaacatcataatttgttctaataatagaatcataagggaccttcattctctttctagggaagtgttccatacctttcttgagaggaaattgatattttatattaccttccctcatatcaataatagcaccaacgagtcgaagaaaaggtcttcccaatataatgggacaagatgcattgcattcaatatccaagacaacaaaatcaacgggaacaagattattgttaacggtaatgcgaacattatcaactttacccaaaggtttctttgtagaatgatcaagcaagattaacatccaaataacaatttttcaagcggtggcaagtcaagcatattataaattttcttaggcataacagaaatacttgcaccaagatcacataaagcattacaatcaaaatctttaaccttcatcNNNNNNNNNNNNNNNNNNNNNNNNNNNNNNNNNNNNNNNNNNNNNNNNNNNNNNNNNNNNNNNNNNNNNNNNNNNNNNNNNNNNNNNNNNNNNNNNNNNNTGCCTCATTTCCAGATAAAGGAATCATGAATAGACATTTGCTCAGTGTCATGCTGTCATTATCATTTTGTTTTGTCTGTATTGATAGTGGAAAGAGCAAACAATGTTGATAAGATATTGCAGGTGTATATTGTGCTTGGTGACTGGGAGTGTGCTGTCGTGTGAGCTGGTACAATTTTATCTGCCAAACGTGCTCTCCGTAACTGATATGATGCCTGATGCTGCTCTAGGTAGCGCACCTCGAAGGCGCAAGGAGCGATTGCAAACCTGCTCTAACGCAGATGCCGGATGGGAAAAGGAATCGGCCGGCCGGTGGTGGCTCATCTTGTCCGGACCCGGCACCGTCGAGGATACAGGATAGAGTAGCAGCGCAGCATCGTAGCCGTGCCCTAATCATCCTCATGGCACAGGAAATCAGTATTTGCCATCAAGATCGAAGTATTTGGCCACCTGGATTGTAAATGATCGATTGCCATGAGTAACGCAGATTTAGCAGCTCCCAAGCTGGGCCTAAACTTAGCTACGTTGTTGATGCTGACTTCAACTTCAGTCTGCTCAATTCAGGTGCTCATCACTCCACCTTCACTACGTTGCTCTGGTACAGACCTCTTCATCTGACAGTACACAGAAGATCAACTACGTTGGCACGTTGCAGCGTACATCGTCCCAAATGAAAACATAAAGCAGGGACTGCTAAACAAAATGACGATTCACAAAGGAAACTAAAGAAAGCAGGATCCCATAGAGCCATGGATCAATAACCAAAACAGACACTGGCATCAACTAACTTGATTCATGTCCAGCGACCAGCGCTCACACAATCCATACTCGTAGCAGCACAACAACCAGAACTGTGCGAGGATATCAGGCAAGAAACTGGAAGTGAACAATGCCAGCCAGCACCTCTTTCTTCATCTCAAACAGTAAATTACAGAGAgaaaaatgttagtgctgcaaaaTTTCGTGACACAGTGTTCTCTTCAGACGGCAGCTGATGATGCACATGAAATTTCCCTGCAGGCACAAGCTGGTTACAAAGATAAGAACCTTAGAAGTCTCGgagaataataatcatcaaaACACAAAAGAACTGCCAAAGCACCACTTTAACCAAAACTCCAGCACAGGAGGAAGCTGAGTTAAGCGCTAACATTACCATATTACACTGATGATATGTGAGGTTTCTGCATAAAACTGGATAACAATGATAAAGCCCTACCGACAAACATCTTGTCGCCTCTAGCAAACCTACAGCACTGCGGACAGGCAAAACTAACATAAGTATGGAGCTGCAGAAAAGGTGCAAAAAGTTAATGCCAGGACAAAACATGACCAACAGCTACCGCAAAGCCCTAACGACGATATGGACAGGAAAGCCATTCGCTTTCCCTTTGTtttaattccatccaagttacaaAAACTAAATATGGTACAGAGCAAGAAACCATGCACTATTTGCCACTAATACTAGTGATGCTACCTGTTTCCTATGTCTTTCCAGGGGTCCGCTTCGTTGCCCAAAATCTTCGAGCCAGCACCATACTGCGCCTTGAGGACAGCCACCGGGTCAGATACTGCGCTAACGAGGATTCCAGCACCCCCAAGCCGCGTGGCTTTCCCGGGTTGCTGGAACCCTGAAATCAGCTCTATCCCATTCCTCTTCTGAAGATCAGCAAAGCTTTCCAGCCGTTTCGGATCCGACGGAAGCTGCTGCATTAAAGGCTGCTGATATTCTGCAAACACACCAAGTGTGCCATTTTTAGCCGAGTAAAATGGCACACTGGCTAATGATCTCTGAGACTTTGCCACCCTGAACACAGACTCAGACTCTGTGCTCCCATCAAAGTTATAGCTCCTCACCACTCGCTCGTCCTGCCCCAGGTGAGCAGCGTTTGTGGACCTAGATGAATAAACCATGCGATCCCTTGAATTGTTCAAAAATATAGCAGCTGCTTGTTTGTCTATCTTTGGTGAGGGAGGCTTGCTTTTGCTTCCGTTCGATGACGAGCCAGAACTTTGCAGTGATGATTGATGACTGAGAATTTTACCAAATAACTTGACGTCGCCAGGGCGCTTTACCTGATCATGACTCTCGGTGCTTGCATTTTGGGAGCAAGGCTTCAACTGGCCTTGCCGTAATTCTTCACTGTGCCCGGTCAGCAGAAAACCGGTGGACGTGTTCGAGAGTCCTGAGCAGCCAGACCTGCCATTCTGGTATTTGTTTAATGTGAACTGATCCGAATGAGAAACTCCCCCAGTACCACTTGCTGTACTTTCAGAAAAAGAAGGTACATCAGCTGCCAGACAATGATCCCGTCGGTGTTGCATGTATCCATCAATATTGCGAAAAAGAGCATCATGCTGATTTCGTGATTGTTCATTAAATACTGGGAACTTGTCCATGTCCTTGGGCCCTGAAGTACTGATGACTCCGTTGGCATGATGCCCAAAACTGGGTGAAGTTATGGAGGCTATGCCCTCAAAACGAATTGATGTAGGATCAGGGAGGTCGGAACAGAACTGAACAGGCATTAAATCCTTTGGGGTAAGAGGAGTAACCTGTGGTTTTGGCTTTGGTGGGAGAGGGTCTGTTGGCACAATTTGCTGATAACTTGAAGTAAATGAAGGCCTATTACAGGAAACACCAGCCATGTCCGAGAAGTGGACAACATTTTCCTTTCTGCCACGATCTGCGGATAAGCACACAGAGGGCGTTGAATTTCTCTCAGGTGCATGGTGTGGAGGTCCTTCTATGCTGGATACCTCAGTGCAGATCACTTCAGACGCCTTGCCCGACTGCGTAACTCCAGGTAAGCAAACAGAGGAAGTCAAATTTCCAGCCTTCATGAGCGCACTATCAGATGCATGGTGCGAAGGCCCCTCCATACTGGATACCTGAGTGCAAATCCTCTCAGACACCTTGCTCGCCGGGATAACTTCAATATTATGTTGACTGGACCTGATTTCCAGGTGTGCCCCCACAGGCTGTTCCCTTGGAGAGGTGATGGCATCATTCTCATGCACACTCACTTGGCTACTGTGCTCTGTGATTTCAATACTCTCTGTGTTCTGAGAAGAATTGATGTCGATATGAGCAGATGATGGTGATGACTGATGAGTGGCCTCACTCAACTGTCTATGATCAACACCAGTGTTACAATTTTTATCGTATGCTTTGATCTCACCTTCCTCTAATTTTATGTCAACACCATCAGGCCCATCTGATGTGTCAGTTTTTGGCTGTTTAAAGGTAATATCAGAAAGAGTATGCCCCTGAATAGTTCGATCAGCAGCAGGGCATACATCCATCTCCGCTTTCAGAGAGGACTGTCTACTACAAAAAGCTGAATCCATCTCAGCAGCACATGCCTCATCAGTATCACTCCTTCCTCCATTGGTATCACTTGTCAGCAAACCAGCATCTGTGGTCCGTTGATGGATCATATCCAAACCAAGTGATATGCGAGCTTTGCTGAAAAATACTTTGCATTGCTCATACGACTTGCTTTTCACATATGAGGAGATCTGAGCGAAATCCTTCCCATAGTTATTCATAGCCTCAATGAAAGTCAACTTCTCATCATCGTTCCAATCAACTGGGTCAACTTCACATTCCTGATCTGAGAGAGTGCCTTCCTCATCAAAGCTTTTGACTACTCCTGGCACTAAAAGATAATCCATTCTTGTGACGCCAATCTTTTGGCCAGGATCAGCAGAACTGGTTATGCATGAGCCCATTCCTTCAGGGGAGAGAGTGCCACATATACCTGCCAAGACATCAGCAGCTACAGATTCTCTCTCATGCAAAGATGCATTAGCAACAAAATCCTTTTCCAAAGAACCTTTGGCCACAACCGAAACATCAGGCTTACAAGAAGTTCGAAGTATAGATTTCGGAGGAAATCCCTCCACTCTGTTTGCATAATCAAGACCATGGGCTGCCACGACTGATGCAACCCCAAGCATATCAAGAGATGCAGCATTTCCCTCAGGATTCCATTTCTTCCCAGATTTGGTTCCTAGGTAATTGCTGGTGGGCTGTTGCTGGCGACGATCCAGAAGTTTCTTAACTTCTCGGAAACTGTCAGATTTATGGTGCTTGTAGTAGAACTCAACACAATCAGCAGTTGTCTTGTGCTGAAGGAAACTTGAGATTTTGGAGAAATCCTTGCCAAATGAAGCAAGCATCTGCATGAAAACTTCCTTCTCTTCATGAGTCCATGGATTAATCACAGCCCGCTCCTTCTCAACTAAAACAGGATCTTCAATCAAGCCATTCTTGCTGACAAACTTAGtactcctcttctctttctcatcTATAATTAGTGCTGGCATTTTCAAGAAATTTCTGCAGCGCTTGAATTGAAATTCAGTAAACATCTTGTTTGCAACATCTGATATTTCCGTGGTAGGAAACGTGCTTAAATTAACAGCTGCATATTAACAGAACACAGAAGTCAAATAGGGATCAAATATACAAATACAAAGGATATAACAGCAAATAAAATAGTAACAACCATGAGTGAAACAAATACAGGAGTAAGCGCATAAGAGAAGTCAAGCAGGTTAAAAGCGTTGATAGAGGCTAACAAGGTATATTCAGGAGCTCATCCTAGACATGCAAGGCATGTGTACAAAAAATTAAAGAAAGCAGTGTATTGCTTAATTTGTAAAACAAGCATTTTTTATGTCAGTTATCACCATAAAGTAGACTAGACTGGATTCCACTCAGACAACTATACCATGTTCAGAGCCCAACTTACCCTTGTGATAGATTAGAAGAAAAATTACATACTTAAATACTATTGTATTTCCAAGTGTTCAACATGAGTTGAATATCTTATAAACAAAGATGGGAAAAGGGGAGTATGGTTCAATGGACTTTTCGCTAGAATTTGACAATTTGAGATCACATATCATTTTTTCCGCTTTTTTCAGCCAAGGTCTGCTATATATTGTGCCACAAAAGAAGTGATGCAAAACATCTTCAACACTAGAACAGCAGGATGTAATTTAGGAAAATCTGGCAATATATACTCTGCTAAGAGAACAATATGAGTAACACTAGAACAGCAGGATGTAATTTAGGAAAATCTGGCTATATATACTCTGCTAAGAAAACAATACGAGTAATAGCTGTTGCTAAGGATGTCCTGATAATTTATCAATCTGTATGAAATTTATCATCATAAGGAATTTATGAAGGTCGAGAAAGGCATCGATGGATAGTGGTTTCAAAAGTTGAATGTAGGATTATTGTACTTTGAATAAGTAGAAAAGAAATACTGACCAGGCATGCCCAATCGAGAGCGATTAGAGGAGCGCTGCCTCTGAGATCCACTGTGTGATGCACGGTTGCTCTGATCAGTGCGCTTGCTAGACTTTGGACGCTGCTTTCTTACAGTAAGGAGACGCACATCCTCTTTCCACAGGTgcctcaacaccttgaatttaaaGGTGAGTGTTTGCTCTTTGAATCTTAGTTCAGTTTTGCGTATGGCAAGCTTCTTCCTTACACTCAGGTCATTcttcctttggcttgaaaaatgaGCCAATGCCGACAAATCAAGACAAGGCTGATCAGCAGGCAAGGGTTTGAATACCAATTCGTTGAATTCTCTGGCTATTTCATTGTTCGCAGCAATAATTGAAGGGATTAAATTATTGCTGTCAAAATGGTGAGAGCAAGGCCTGACTGATAAGTCATTGCCACCGTCTGCTTTGAGGGAATTAAAACCATCATGGCATGGACTAGGATCCTGCCTCTGGCTGCCAGCATCAATGCGAGGAGATTCAGTTCCTTCAGAAGGTTTCAACGGGGCAACATCAGCAGCTGAAGCGAGCTGGGCTACAGCAAATCCAGGACAAGCAACACTCCCTTCTGGAGAGACTGCTATTACATTGTGAACAGGAGCAGTCTCAACTTCCATGGGGATCTTGCAAGGAGAGAGCTCGCCTTGTTCTTTCACAGGAGATGATGTTTCACACGTCTCAGGCTTGACTGGAACCTTTGGCGTCCCACTAGAAGGTGAAGGATTTTGTGCATTTTCAAGAGCCCTATTTTCAGATTCAGTAGTCACTAATTTAAGATCGCATTCCAATGAATCAATCTCAAGTTCAGTCTTTTCGAGCTCCTTGGCAATGTTTTCTTTCAGTAGCAATAACTTACTAGAGTTGGTCAGTCTTCGAGAATCCCCAGAGCAAGAATCTTCATGCTGCAGTAGTTCAGCAAGGACATTTGCAAGAGAACCAATGGGATCACCATCAAGCTGACATAACTTGACAGGGATTTCATCATTGTAAGCCTGGGCTTCAGCCCCAGGGGTATCTTTACTGGACATTGCGGCCATATTTGCTGTCAGTTCACATGATTTATCTTCACGGGCTGCAGTAGTTAAACATGCAACGGAGAAGTCAGCTATCAAGAAATTTGATGATCATTGTTTCTACAGACTCAATTACATTAAATAAAAAGATCATGACACTAGCACGGCAGAAAATAGTAAATTCAAGTACCAGGAGGATTAATGAACTGttgcaacaacaaaaaattacCAGGACGATATATGTACTTCTCCAACTACAGGAATTTCAACTGAATCAAACAGAAAGGTTTATATAAAGGGGGTGGAAGGTCATGCTGTCTACAAGGGAGGACCATCTGGACGTATGCATTTGGTATCATGGTAAATTGTGTAAGGTGAATATAACACCTATGTTATCTCATGGCACATTTATGAATATAACACCTACGTTAATTCCGCTACTTATCCATATGCCCTAATAGGTGTCAAAATTACATAACAACAATTCAGCAATTGAATGGAGACCTAGATTAAAAAGGAAGTAACTGAAGAAGGGATAAATCAATTGGTTGACAGCGAGGAAAACAAGGTCAAAAGAGGTTGCGCATACCTGGAGAACTAGATGCAGGTGCAGATGATGGTGCCGGTGCCGCCACCGGAGAGGAAGCACACGGTGCAGGTGCCGACAATGGTTCTGGTGCCGCCACCAGAGATGCACACGGTGCAGAAGCAGGTGGTGATGATAGTGCCGGTGCCGCCACCGAAGATGCACACGGTGCAGAAGCAGGTGGTGATGTTGGTGCCGGCGCTGCCATCGGAGATGCAGCAGACGGTGCAGGTGCGGATGATGGTTCTGGTGCCGCCACCACCAGAGGTGCAGCACACGGAGCAGAAGCAGGTGCCAATGACGATGGTTCCGATGCCGCCACCACCAGAGATGCAGCACACGGTGCAGATGCAGGTGTGCCAAAATCCTCCTTGTGTTTGGCGTCCTCTGGGCTCCCATGAGCAACAGGTTCATCAAGATCTGCGGAACCAGGCACCTTGCGCTTCTCATACTTGGCCAAGCCCTGCCCCCACCCCAGGCGGGGCTTCTTCCTGGGCGCCTCGTCCTCAGCCATCTGCTGCGCCGCGGCCTCAGCAGACTGCTCCGGGCCGCCGTTCTTCTCTGACGACGAAGCCGCCGCCCTTGCCGCAGCGGTGTGAGCAGCAGGCAGATGCCCAGCAGCCGCGTCCGCCCCGTCAGATCTGCTCTCCCTGCGGCGCAGGGGCCGCCAGGGGGTGGCCCGGGGATGGTGCTCCCTGTCCTCCCGGTCCGCCCGGGCGCCGGGAGGGTCGTAGGAGATGGGCACGGCGACGGACCGCAGAGGCGACCTCCTcatcggcgggggcggcggcggctcctggtGGCTCCTGGGGAAGTCGCCCCCGTAGCTCCTGAACGGGGACCGCCGGTAGGATCCCCGCATGTCCCGGCCGGGGTCCCGGCCGGAGTCCctccggcctccgccgccgccgtagcgGCCGAACCCCTTGTATGCGGCCCCGCCGCCGTCCTCGTCCGGCCAGTAGCGGTCGGAGCGGGAGGCGGCGTAGGCGCCTAGCGGCTCGTCCGGGTAGGAGCGGTCGTAGGCGCCGGCGCCCTGCCGGTAGTAGGCTTCTGGAGAAGGATAGAGGGTCAGCGGGGCGGGCGGGCGCGTCAGATCTGAGGGTGGTTGTGGGGGAAAGGTACCTGAGGAGGCGGTCCGGCGGGGGGATGGCCTGGCGTGGTCGCggagcggcgggggcggcggcggcgcgtggtagGGCGAGTCCCGCCAGCGCTGCGGcgcgggcgccggcggcgggagcgggtccccgccgtcgtgccgtcgcgcGTCCCGGTAGAGGAAGTCCCGccgatccggcggcggcggcggcatccacgaggccgtcgtcgtcctcctggCGAAGTCACGGGtccccggctccggcgaggcgcaTCCGCGCGGCGGAGCGTAACTCCGCGCTGGCCGCCTGCTATCCAGTGGGGGTCACCTGCACGGGGACGCGCGCGCGGGTGAGATGGTTAGGTCAGGGAAGGGGACCGGTGGGTCGGGTGCCGGCCGGCGGCCGGACGGAGGAGGGAGCTTACCTGTGATGACGGGGTTCCCGGTGGAGGCGGCGCTGGGCGGGGACGTACGAGGGGCGGATGAGTTGGGGCGCTGGAGACGCGGAGAGAGAGAGACCTGGCGGCTGCGGCTGTGTGCCCGCGGAGAAGGAATTAGGTCGTCGTGCGGCGGCcgccggtgggggcggcggcggtgggagatGGGAGATGGGAACCGCGCGGCGTCCGCGGCCTTGGGGCGGGCGGCAGGCAGACCGGTGGGCCGGTGCtgatctgcggcggcggccggtggtGGAGGCGGGCGGGCGTTGGGGGAGCGGAGCCCGGCAGGGagaaggaagagagagagagagagaggagagggagaaaGAGGAAACGGAGGAGGCTGTGGGGAAGGGAAGAGAACGTGAGCCGATAAAGCGGACGCGGGCGGGCGGTCCTTAACCCCATTTGATTCGCGCACCCGCTCGCGTCCGCCTGCCCTGACCCACCCAGCCTGCCCCGAGACAGGACGAAAAAAATCAAATCTTTTTTGTTTCCGAAATTAAAGTAGCAAATCTTTTTTAATTAATTGTTTTGTCGATTTCTTTAGGAGAGAAGAAAAAAAGGAAGGGATAAACGAGAGGGAGTAGGGAAGGCAACGCGCAACGCAAGCAACAAACCTGGAGCCAGCCGGGCCGAGCCGGGGTTACCGTACCTGCCCCTGGTAGACCGAGGTATTTACGGGCGTGCCACCGCGCCCGCGATCAGCGGCCAGGATCGGGGCCAGCCTGGCACCGGCCGTGATCGGCACGGACTCGCATCGCAGCACGGACGGAGGAGTCCCGATCCCATCGGAATCTCTCcccaccggcgacgatgacgacgatggcCGCGCCGCCGGGGACGCCGGCGACGAGCGGCCGATCTCCGGAGGCATTAAGCGGCGAGCGAGCGAGAAGGGTAGGAGGGTCGAGAAGAGCTGAGGGAGGGAGGAGCAGCCTGCTGCTGCTACTAGTATCACGCGACGGAGAGAGGGATTGATTCCTGGTCTGGCTGGTTAGGCAGCTGGAGTAAAGTTCGGCGAGGTGGGTGGGAGGCCATGTTTTCTACCAGCAAGTTTCCACCGCCGTGGTAGGATAGGAGGTGGATCTGGGCGGTCGGTTCGACCACCAACGGCTGCGATGCCCCCGATAGCGTGCTTGGGAAGAGCAAAGGAAAACGGGGCTAGCATCGAGCCTAGAGCTAGCAGTGACGGACACGATTGGGATCTGACTCGTTGGGGATGGAGATGATTTCGGGACTGCCATCTCTGATTGCCGCTTGTGCAGGGCGAGATTGATTACTAGGGAGGAGATTTGGTGTTGTGGTTGCCGCTAATGGACGTGCTTTTCGCGGGGCCCGCCTCTCGATTGGTAATAATTCTTTGCTTGCTCGATTTTGGCCTGGAACATTCTGCTGGAGACAAAACTCTCTCTGATCGCATCGCaagaaaaaaaatacacaaaaaaaTAAATTGACAACCAATACTAACCACATATATATTGatagtaataaatagtacatggtagagatacacgagcctGTCTCCAACGActacaaaataaaatctaaaagatactagcaaatcttcaAGATTTTCAAACTCTTTTCTTCTTCCAAAACACAATCCTCTacttttctgaaggcagccaaacatacgtaacaaaccatagacctgtaaataccaacgaaggttctcccgtaattttaatttgagccgcaaggcTGCGTGCGCGCGCCCATataagtagtcaatcaacatcggcaggAGTATCAACACCGGTATGTCGGGGATGATAACCGATCAGCTTTGTCgacgtcgatggagagccgagagtacgaatcaccattgccgAGGACGTAGCAACGGGACAAAAactagataattgtaatctttcaacaccacgaTTGACGTCGGGATGGAGATCTagtcgtcgaacgaaaggccgaagatcacttattgcagacgattacatctccattgaggggaaaccaacaagaaaaccGCTACCCACAAGAAACCCTAACATGGACTACtgaaaagactacttttattgaaaactccacgcatagattgaGTTTCCCACTCCTCCCGATGCCgacgaggccggccggaggagggggaaccaatctatggaggaggctaGAGTTTTCTCTTAGGCGTGCCTCTCGTTCTCGGGCGGTACTCCTTGATCCTCTTGGTCCCGTTTCGTTTGCCTCggtgagatggcggtggtgtctgcaaggccgtggtggcgcgTGGTGGTGGGCGGCAAGTATGGTGGTTGATCGAGCGGAAGTGATGGGAGGGAGGAGCGGCATGCTGCTACTAGTATCAGGCGAAGGATGGATTGATTCGTGGTGTGGTTGGTTAGGCA from Lolium rigidum isolate FL_2022 chromosome 4, APGP_CSIRO_Lrig_0.1, whole genome shotgun sequence encodes the following:
- the LOC124647120 gene encoding uncharacterized protein LOC124647120, producing TRPPAPLTLYPSPEAYYRQGAGAYDRSYPDEPLGAYAASRSDRYWPDEDGGGAAYKGFGRYGGGGGRRDSGRDPGRDMRGSYRRSPFRSYGGDFPRSHQEPPPPPPMRRSPLRSVAVPISYDPPGARADREDREHHPRATPWRPLRRRESRSDGADAAAGHLPAAHTAAARAAASSSEKNGGPEQSAEAAAQQMAEDEAPRKKPRLGWGQGLAKYEKRKVPGSADLDEPVAHGSPEDAKHKEDFGTPASAPCAASLVVAASEPSSLAPASAPCAAPLVVAAPEPSSAPAPSAASPMAAPAPTSPPASAPCASSVAAPALSSPPASAPCASLVAAPEPLSAPAPCASSPVAAPAPSSAPASSSPAREDKSCELTANMAAMSSKDTPGAEAQAYNDEIPVKLCQLDGDPIGSLANVLAELLQHEDSCSGDSRRLTNSSKLLLLKENIAKELEKTELEIDSLECDLKLVTTESENRALENAQNPSPSSGTPKVPVKPETCETSSPVKEQGELSPCKIPMEVETAPVHNVIAVSPEGSVACPGFAVAQLASAADVAPLKPSEGTESPRIDAGSQRQDPSPCHDGFNSLKADGGNDLSVRPCSHHFDSNNLIPSIIAANNEIAREFNELVFKPLPADQPCLDLSALAHFSSQRKNDLSVRKKLAIRKTELRFKEQTLTFKFKVLRHLWKEDVRLLTVRKQRPKSSKRTDQSNRASHSGSQRQRSSNRSRLGMPAVNLSTFPTTEISDVANKMFTEFQFKRCRNFLKMPALIIDEKEKRSTKFVSKNGLIEDPVLVEKERAVINPWTHEEKEVFMQMLASFGKDFSKISSFLQHKTTADCVEFYYKHHKSDSFREVKKLLDRRQQQPTSNYLGTKSGKKWNPEGNAASLDMLGVASVVAAHGLDYANRVEGFPPKSILRTSCKPDVSVVAKGSLEKDFVANASLHERESVAADVLAGICGTLSPEGMGSCITSSADPGQKIGVTRMDYLLVPGVVKSFDEEGTLSDQECEVDPVDWNDDEKLTFIEAMNNYGKDFAQISSYVKSKSYEQCKVFFSKARISLGLDMIHQRTTDAGLLTSDTNGGRSDTDEACAAEMDSAFCSRQSSLKAEMDVCPAADRTIQGHTLSDITFKQPKTDTSDGPDGVDIKLEEGEIKAYDKNCNTGVDHRQLSEATHQSSPSSAHIDINSSQNTESIEITEHSSQVSVHENDAITSPREQPVGAHLEIRSSQHNIEVIPASKVSERICTQVSSMEGPSHHASDSALMKAGNLTSSVCLPGVTQSGKASEVICTEVSSIEGPPHHAPERNSTPSVCLSADRGRKENVVHFSDMAGVSCNRPSFTSSYQQIVPTDPLPPKPKPQVTPLTPKDLMPVQFCSDLPDPTSIRFEGIASITSPSFGHHANGVISTSGPKDMDKFPVFNEQSRNQHDALFRNIDGYMQHRRDHCLAADVPSFSESTASGTGGVSHSDQFTLNKYQNGRSGCSGLSNTSTGFLLTGHSEELRQGQLKPCSQNASTESHDQVKRPGDVKLFGKILSHQSSLQSSGSSSNGSKSKPPSPKIDKQAAAIFLNNSRDRMVYSSRSTNAAHLGQDERVVRSYNFDGSTESESVFRVAKSQRSLASVPFYSAKNGTLGVFAEYQQPLMQQLPSDPKRLESFADLQKRNGIELISGFQQPGKATRLGGAGILVSAVSDPVAVLKAQYGAGSKILGNEADPWKDIGNR